The Maylandia zebra isolate NMK-2024a linkage group LG7, Mzebra_GT3a, whole genome shotgun sequence genome contains a region encoding:
- the LOC112435094 gene encoding sterile alpha motif domain-containing protein 3-like yields the protein MSHPAKLRIILKEHNIRKLDLPHGIPGTVEELESIVKETFEIDGKFTLHYKDADFGEEYFSLTSTGDIKDKDTLKVVQIIEPLTITLTFSDVDSSFKSASETLVNASAISETSVSETSSVSCGTSCSSGSQDTVILSSPEHLSRRLQRWPTNFSVPRFAYDTELLLASGNETFKKDGTKLNFTPLLPDILEKLAETIFQYVAYPTSAQLADVAEALVQQHPCLKEPGSYNGCYGWQQRLKYKMGNYRSKLRGLGCPELDVNSLKRKQAHEKTPSKNLKKPRKAEVNYLPPHPQGETEESLEKERLELLDEVKKRNNYRIISEKMAKTFSNRRQEVVNLALPVNDFRSRWPALFDAAQINDEFQRITTVNLETTFMAKLDQYSTRIMSLVSSKGGAAKIKIERIRNMLQESLVETRRGVAIRCLMVYLKEKEEDLFREQLDGEEQFPEEVVKIVVTRRAAVSLPAVAKIVIEGTAVLEDLDVPRACALMMGLTVGQKSI from the exons ATGTCTCATCCTGCTAAACTTCGGATCATACTCAAAGAGCATAACATTCGAAAACTGGACTTACCACATGGAATCCCTGGAACAGTGGAAGAACTTGAATCTATTGTGAAAGAGACTTTTGAGATTGATGGGAAGTTTACTTTGCACTATAAGGATGCTGACTTTGGAGAAGAATATTTTTCTCTGACATCAACAGGTGATATCAAGGACAAGGACACACTTAAGGTGGTTCAGATTATTGAACCTCTCACAATTACTCTGACATTTAGTGATGTAGACAGTTCCTTCAAATCTGCATCAGAGACCTTGGTCAATGCTTCAGCAATTTCAGAGACATCAGTCTCAGAGACATCAAGTGTGTCCTGTGGCACCAGTTGCTCATCTGGATCTCAGGATACAGTCATTCTTTCCTCACCTGAACATTTGAGTCGGCGTTTACAGCGCTGGCCTACCAATTTTTCTGTTCCTCGCTTTGCTTATGACACAGAGCTTTTACTTGCTTCAGGAAATGAAACTTTCAAAAAGGATGGAACTAAACTTAACTTTACTCCACTTCTTCCAGACATCCTTGAGAAACTGGCTGAAACGATCTTTCAGTATGTTGCCTACCCAACATCTGCACAATTAGCAGATGTAGCTGAAGCACTTGTTCAACAACATCCTTGCCTTAAAGAACCGGGATCCTATAATGGATGCTATGGATGGCAACAAAGACTGAAATATAAAATGGGCAATTACAGAAGTAAACTCAGAGGGCTTGGGTGCCCTGAGCTGGATGTGAACTCTctcaaaagaaagcaagcacATGAGAAGACACCTTCAAAGAATCTCAAAAAGCCAAGAAAGGCTGAGGTGAACTATTTGCCACCTCACCCACAAGGAGAAACAGAGGAAAGCTTGGAAAAGGAAAGATTGGAACTTCTTGATGAAGTGAAGAAGAGGAACAACTATCGGATCATCAGTGAAAAAATGGCCAAAACATTCTCGAATCGCAGACAGGAAGTTGTTAATCTGGCACTACCTGTGAATGATTTCAGAAGTAGATGGCCTGCGCTTTTTGATGCAGCACAG ataAATGATGAATTCCAAAGGATCACCACTGTTAACTTGGAAACAACATTCATGGCAAAACTGGACCAGTATTCCACAAGAATAATGTCCCTGGTCTCTTCAAAAGGCGGTGCTGCAAAAATTAAGATTGAGCGCATCAGGAACATGTTgcaagag AGTTTGGTGGAAACAAGAAGAGGGGTCGCAATCCGTTGCCTGATGGTGTAtctgaaagagaaagaagaggatcTCTTCAGAGAACAGCTG GATGGTGAAGAACAGTTCCCAGAAGAAGTGGTAAAGATCGTAGTCACCAGACGTGCAGCAGTGTCTCTTCCAGCCGTCGCTAAAATTGTGATTGAAGGAACAGCTGTCCTGGAAGACCTTGATGTGCCCAGAGCGTGTGCCTTAATGATGggacttacagtggggcaaaaaagtatttag